In Flammeovirgaceae bacterium 311, one DNA window encodes the following:
- a CDS encoding sulfatase (COG1368 Phosphoglycerol transferase and related proteins, alkaline phosphatase superfamily): protein MRQRATFLAGYYLYWLVYFLFIKAVFLIYHNNLAGELSGKLILGIFRYGLPLDLSFSAYLSLIPFLLVALTPVIPYRRWLPLSLMVYNNLVLFLVTLLCTADLELFNIWGFRMDASPLNYLNTPGEMLVSVGSAPIWLLIVLNVLINLFFSFLYRLQLHPLVKLFPSVRYYWALPLLLVTAALILPLRGGLQVVPINQSSAYFSRNHFANQAAINLPWNFFHAVSKWKSKEEHPYLYLEPAVADSIVSELYPDQLPQAPSILSTPKPNIILIIWESFTAKVVEPLGGLKGVTPRFNQLCREGLLFERVYASGDRTDKGLIALLSGYPSQPITTIIKSPQKSRKLPQLSTDLVAEGYHTAFYYGGELEFANLKSYLSYGDWQKTTSLEAFSGAELNSKWGAHDGVVAKRMLRDLDTLQQPFLATMLTLSSHEPFDLPAPAKARFPGKSHDSMFTSSLYYTDSVLGEFIDTAKKSSWWENTLVIIVADHGHTAPGQSLVYEPAKFHIPMLWLGGALQQKGSVWPNTVSQTDMAATLLEQLGLSAGAYPWSNNVLRPGIKAFAPYFFKDGVGLMTDSSYLSWDNVGKLIIEKDGKAGDTEEIIAKGYLQKSFKDYLEK, encoded by the coding sequence ATGCGTCAAAGAGCAACTTTTCTGGCTGGCTATTATTTGTACTGGCTGGTATATTTTTTATTCATCAAGGCAGTTTTTTTAATTTATCATAACAACCTGGCAGGCGAGCTGTCAGGAAAATTAATTCTTGGCATTTTCCGCTATGGCCTGCCGCTGGATTTAAGCTTTAGCGCTTACTTAAGCCTTATTCCTTTTCTACTGGTTGCTCTTACGCCTGTAATTCCCTACCGGCGGTGGCTGCCGCTAAGCCTGATGGTGTACAATAACCTGGTGCTCTTCCTGGTTACACTCCTCTGTACAGCCGATCTGGAACTCTTTAACATCTGGGGCTTTCGCATGGATGCCTCACCCCTCAACTACCTGAACACCCCCGGTGAGATGTTAGTATCGGTGGGTTCTGCCCCTATCTGGCTGCTAATTGTGCTGAATGTACTCATTAACCTGTTCTTCAGCTTTTTATACCGCCTGCAGTTGCACCCGCTGGTAAAACTATTTCCTTCCGTTCGCTATTACTGGGCTTTACCGCTGCTGCTGGTTACCGCAGCCCTCATACTGCCGCTTAGGGGCGGCCTGCAGGTTGTGCCCATTAACCAGAGCAGTGCTTACTTTTCGCGCAACCATTTTGCAAACCAGGCGGCCATTAACCTGCCATGGAACTTCTTTCATGCCGTTAGCAAATGGAAGAGCAAAGAGGAACACCCCTACCTGTACCTGGAGCCGGCAGTTGCCGATAGTATTGTGAGCGAGCTGTACCCCGACCAGCTGCCGCAGGCGCCTTCTATACTGAGCACCCCTAAGCCTAACATCATCCTGATCATCTGGGAGAGTTTTACGGCAAAAGTAGTAGAGCCCCTGGGCGGATTAAAAGGCGTTACCCCACGCTTTAACCAACTATGCAGGGAAGGACTGCTGTTTGAACGTGTTTATGCCAGCGGCGACCGTACCGACAAAGGACTTATAGCCCTGCTGAGCGGCTATCCATCGCAGCCCATCACTACCATTATCAAGTCTCCTCAAAAAAGCAGAAAACTGCCGCAGTTAAGCACCGATCTGGTAGCAGAGGGTTACCATACCGCCTTCTATTATGGCGGCGAACTGGAATTTGCTAACCTGAAAAGCTACCTGTCTTACGGCGACTGGCAGAAGACTACCAGCCTGGAAGCCTTTAGTGGCGCAGAGCTGAACTCTAAATGGGGTGCCCACGATGGCGTGGTGGCAAAACGTATGCTCAGAGACCTGGATACCCTGCAGCAGCCTTTTCTGGCTACCATGCTTACCCTAAGCAGCCACGAACCATTTGACCTGCCCGCACCTGCAAAAGCACGTTTCCCGGGCAAAAGCCATGACAGCATGTTCACCAGCTCCCTCTACTATACCGACAGCGTACTGGGTGAGTTTATTGATACCGCTAAAAAAAGCAGCTGGTGGGAGAATACCCTTGTAATTATTGTTGCCGACCATGGTCATACCGCTCCGGGCCAGTCGCTGGTATATGAACCTGCTAAGTTTCACATCCCTATGCTCTGGCTGGGCGGAGCGCTGCAGCAAAAAGGATCAGTCTGGCCAAACACTGTTTCTCAAACAGATATGGCCGCTACCCTGCTGGAGCAGCTAGGCCTCTCTGCCGGGGCTTATCCCTGGAGCAACAATGTTTTAAGGCCGGGCATTAAAGCATTTGCTCCTTATTTTTTCAAAGACGGCGTAGGCCTGATGACCGACAGTAGTTACCTGAGCTGGGATAATGTAGGAAAACTTATCATAGAAAAAGACGGAAAAGCTGGTGATACCGAAGAGATAATTGCCAAAGGATATCTCCAAAAGTCATTCAAAGATTATCTGGAAAAATAG
- a CDS encoding glutamine synthetase (COG3968 Uncharacterized protein related to glutamine synthetase): MNLRFQALEQTLQRDTVKVQTPSGKISEYFGVNVFGTETMRDTLSADTFKEVMKTIEKGEKMEPHVADAVASAMKSWAIGKGATHYTHWFQPLTGATAEKHDAFFEPSADGRNLEKFKGSALVQQEPDASSFPNGGIRNTFEARGYTAWDPSSPAFVIDNGGGKTLCIPTVFVSYTGEALDYKAPLLKALAFVDRAATAICQEYFDKNVTRVHASLGIEQEYFLIDRALWRARPDLILAGRTVYGHAPAKGQQLEDHYFGSIPSRVHAFMVDFESEAHKLGIPLRTRHNEVAPRQFECAPQFEEANLAIDHNQLLMDLMDRVSERHNLKVLLHEKPFKGVNGSGKHNNWSLITNTGKNLLAPTSKAKENLQFLIFFVSTIKAVHEYNGLLRASIASASNDHRLGANEAPPAIMSVFVGTELSKVLDELEENSNIEIDKGDNMYIKLGINKIPQILRDNTDRNRTSPFAFTGNKFELRAVGSSANSASANIVLNTIVANQLVKFKAEVDGLIEKGDKKELAILDVLRRYIKESKAIRFEGNGYSDEWKEEAARRGLSNITNTPEALDEYLSEKGMKLFTENGIFNEVELHARQEIQLEAYVRKVQIESRIMGDLAQNHIIPAALRYQGELIDGLNGMKNIGLDVKDTVGYETVTEITRHLKEVKANVTGMIDARKKANKLEDTREMAVAYKDIKDIYFDKIRYHVDKLEFLVDDSYWPLAKYRELLF; the protein is encoded by the coding sequence ATGAATTTACGTTTTCAGGCGCTTGAGCAAACCCTTCAGAGAGATACTGTGAAAGTACAGACCCCCTCTGGAAAAATCTCTGAATATTTTGGCGTAAATGTGTTTGGTACAGAAACCATGCGCGACACACTTTCTGCCGATACCTTCAAGGAAGTAATGAAGACTATCGAGAAAGGTGAGAAAATGGAGCCACATGTTGCAGATGCTGTTGCATCTGCCATGAAGTCCTGGGCTATTGGCAAAGGTGCCACCCACTACACCCACTGGTTCCAGCCATTAACTGGTGCAACCGCCGAAAAACACGATGCTTTCTTTGAGCCAAGCGCTGATGGGCGCAACCTGGAGAAATTCAAGGGATCTGCCCTTGTTCAGCAGGAGCCGGATGCTTCTTCTTTCCCCAATGGTGGTATCCGTAATACTTTCGAGGCCCGTGGTTACACTGCCTGGGATCCTTCTTCTCCTGCATTTGTGATTGACAATGGCGGTGGTAAAACCCTTTGCATCCCTACTGTTTTTGTTTCTTATACCGGCGAAGCACTTGATTACAAAGCACCTCTGCTGAAAGCACTTGCTTTTGTAGATCGTGCAGCAACTGCTATCTGCCAGGAATATTTCGATAAAAACGTTACCCGCGTGCATGCCTCTCTGGGTATCGAGCAGGAGTACTTCCTGATCGACCGTGCGCTGTGGCGTGCCCGTCCGGACCTGATTCTTGCCGGACGTACTGTATATGGCCATGCCCCGGCTAAAGGCCAGCAGCTGGAAGACCATTACTTTGGATCTATTCCATCCAGGGTGCATGCTTTTATGGTTGATTTCGAAAGCGAAGCCCATAAATTAGGTATTCCTTTGCGTACACGCCATAATGAGGTGGCACCCCGTCAGTTTGAGTGTGCTCCTCAGTTCGAAGAGGCCAACCTTGCCATTGACCACAACCAGCTCCTGATGGACCTGATGGACCGTGTATCAGAGCGTCATAACCTGAAGGTGCTGCTACACGAGAAGCCTTTCAAAGGCGTGAATGGCAGCGGTAAGCACAACAACTGGTCGCTGATTACCAACACAGGCAAAAATCTGCTGGCGCCTACTTCTAAAGCTAAAGAAAACCTGCAGTTCCTGATCTTCTTCGTGAGCACCATCAAAGCTGTGCATGAGTACAATGGGCTGCTGCGTGCTTCTATTGCTTCTGCCAGCAATGATCACCGTCTGGGTGCTAACGAAGCGCCTCCGGCTATTATGTCTGTTTTTGTAGGTACCGAGCTTAGCAAAGTGCTTGATGAGCTGGAAGAGAACTCGAACATCGAGATCGACAAAGGCGATAATATGTACATTAAGCTGGGTATCAATAAAATACCGCAGATTCTTCGCGACAATACAGACCGTAACCGTACCTCACCTTTTGCCTTTACCGGTAACAAATTTGAGCTGCGTGCTGTAGGTTCTTCTGCAAACTCTGCTTCTGCCAACATTGTACTCAATACAATTGTAGCAAACCAGCTTGTTAAGTTTAAAGCTGAAGTTGATGGTCTTATCGAAAAAGGTGATAAAAAAGAGCTGGCTATTCTGGATGTACTGCGTCGTTACATCAAAGAAAGCAAGGCGATACGCTTTGAAGGCAACGGTTATAGTGATGAGTGGAAAGAGGAGGCTGCACGCCGCGGACTTTCCAATATTACCAACACGCCAGAGGCACTGGACGAGTACCTGTCTGAAAAAGGCATGAAACTGTTTACTGAAAACGGCATCTTCAATGAAGTGGAGCTGCACGCCCGCCAGGAGATTCAGCTGGAAGCTTATGTGCGCAAGGTACAGATCGAAAGCCGTATCATGGGTGACCTGGCTCAAAACCACATCATTCCTGCAGCGCTGCGCTACCAGGGTGAGCTGATCGACGGCCTGAACGGTATGAAAAACATCGGGCTTGATGTTAAAGATACTGTTGGTTACGAGACGGTGACAGAGATTACCCGCCACCTGAAAGAAGTAAAGGCTAATGTAACTGGGATGATCGATGCACGTAAAAAAGCCAACAAGCTGGAGGATACCAGGGAAATGGCTGTTGCTTACAAAGACATCAAGGATATTTACTTCGATAAAATTCGCTATCACGTAGACAAGCTGGAATTCCTGGTAGATGATTCTTACTGGCCGCTTGCTAAATACCGCGAGTTATTGTTCTAA
- a CDS encoding ATP-dependent protease subunit HslV (COG5405 ATP-dependent protease HslVU (ClpYQ), peptidase subunit) has product MTKIRSTTVCAIKHNGKVAIGADGQATMGNTVAKGNVKKIRSLQGGKVVVGFAGSTADAFSLLEKFDEKLNSYGGNLKRAAIELAKDWRTDRYLRKLEAMMIACDKDEVLIISGTGDVLEPENGIATIGSGSMYANAAAVALKKHAGEKLDARQMVEESLHVAADICIYTNHNLVIEEVEAN; this is encoded by the coding sequence ATGACCAAAATAAGAAGCACCACCGTTTGTGCTATAAAACATAATGGCAAGGTAGCCATTGGGGCCGATGGACAGGCCACGATGGGAAATACTGTAGCCAAAGGAAACGTAAAGAAAATACGGAGCCTGCAGGGCGGTAAGGTAGTAGTTGGCTTTGCCGGTTCTACTGCCGATGCCTTTTCGTTGCTGGAGAAGTTCGATGAGAAACTCAACAGCTATGGCGGCAATTTAAAACGGGCTGCCATTGAGCTGGCCAAAGACTGGCGTACCGACCGTTACCTGCGCAAGCTGGAAGCCATGATGATTGCCTGCGATAAAGACGAGGTGCTCATCATCAGCGGAACGGGTGATGTGCTGGAGCCGGAAAATGGCATTGCCACCATTGGCTCCGGAAGCATGTATGCCAATGCGGCTGCGGTTGCACTCAAGAAGCATGCAGGCGAGAAGCTTGATGCCCGCCAGATGGTAGAAGAATCCCTCCATGTAGCTGCCGATATCTGTATCTACACCAACCATAATTTGGTGATAGAAGAGGTAGAGGCAAATTAA
- a CDS encoding putative hydrolase of the alpha/beta-hydrolase fold protein (COG0429 Predicted hydrolase of the alpha/beta-hydrolase fold), with translation MFAFKRFHSMTYQAPWYLPNGHLQTIFPSLFRKVAGLRYLRERITTHDGDFLDLDWISREGDTTPAQEGIRPAADTLVIISHGLEGDSQRSYVKGLAKAFLLQGCHALAWNYRGCSGESNKLPHFYHSGATHDLAEVVGHVLQHKQYKTLILAGFSLGGNLTLKYLGEQGEKLPPQIRKSVVFSVPLDLAASSRKIGMRENRIYEMRFLNHLRQKLRNKAQLQPGALDLGPLQNIRTLWDFDDLYTAPLHGFKNAEDYYARCSSIQFVEHIRISTLILNAKNDPFLSAECYPVQKLKGHPFVKFESPDEGGHVGFPQAGELNYSEKRALKFVFEE, from the coding sequence ATGTTTGCTTTCAAACGTTTTCATAGCATGACTTATCAGGCTCCCTGGTATTTGCCCAATGGGCATTTGCAAACGATATTTCCCTCACTTTTTCGTAAGGTGGCCGGGCTGCGCTATCTGCGGGAACGGATTACTACCCACGATGGCGATTTTCTGGACCTGGACTGGATCTCCCGGGAAGGAGATACCACGCCGGCACAGGAAGGTATCCGGCCTGCTGCTGACACCCTCGTCATCATCAGCCACGGTCTGGAGGGCGACAGCCAGCGCTCTTATGTAAAGGGACTGGCCAAAGCATTCCTGCTGCAGGGCTGCCATGCCCTGGCCTGGAACTACCGCGGCTGCAGTGGCGAATCTAACAAGCTACCTCATTTCTACCACAGCGGCGCCACCCACGATCTTGCAGAGGTAGTAGGCCATGTGCTGCAGCATAAACAGTATAAAACACTCATACTGGCAGGCTTTAGCCTGGGGGGTAACCTTACCCTTAAATACCTGGGAGAGCAGGGCGAGAAACTACCACCGCAGATCCGAAAGTCCGTAGTATTTTCTGTACCCCTCGACCTTGCCGCCAGCAGCCGTAAAATTGGTATGCGCGAAAACCGCATTTATGAAATGCGCTTCCTGAACCACCTGCGCCAGAAGTTGCGCAATAAGGCTCAGCTGCAGCCCGGGGCACTGGATCTTGGTCCTCTGCAAAACATCCGCACCCTCTGGGATTTCGACGACCTCTACACCGCTCCCCTGCATGGTTTTAAAAATGCGGAAGACTACTATGCCCGCTGCAGCTCTATCCAGTTTGTGGAGCACATCCGCATTTCCACCCTCATCTTAAATGCTAAAAACGATCCTTTTCTTTCAGCCGAGTGCTATCCTGTGCAAAAGCTGAAGGGACACCCCTTTGTAAAGTTTGAATCTCCTGACGAAGGCGGCCATGTTGGATTTCCTCAGGCAGGCGAACTGAATTATTCAGAAAAGAGGGCACTGAAGTTTGTGTTTGAGGAATGA
- a CDS encoding hypothetical protein (COG2135 Uncharacterized conserved protein) encodes MCGRYTLVKPAKEISERFGVEVGKNYQPRFNAAPTQLMPVITQESPQGLSWFHWGLVPAWSKDKAVSLKLINARAETLEEKASFRNALKRRRCLVPADGFYEWKVVGKKSKVPYRITLLQEDLFAFAGLWEEYEDEEGQMVHTFTIVTTEANSALQSLHSRMPVILSKQAEKRWLNPDTDAEELSELLKPYSASKTRFYTVSSQVNNAGVDAPSLIHPAPAADQFGNYTLFG; translated from the coding sequence ATGTGCGGCCGCTATACTTTGGTAAAACCAGCAAAAGAAATTTCTGAACGTTTTGGCGTGGAGGTAGGTAAAAATTACCAGCCCCGCTTTAATGCTGCGCCCACACAGCTTATGCCGGTTATTACCCAGGAATCGCCTCAGGGCCTCTCCTGGTTTCACTGGGGGCTGGTACCCGCCTGGAGCAAGGATAAAGCCGTTAGCTTAAAGCTTATTAACGCCCGTGCCGAAACCCTGGAAGAGAAAGCCTCCTTCCGCAATGCCCTGAAGCGCCGCCGCTGCCTGGTACCTGCCGATGGTTTTTACGAGTGGAAAGTGGTGGGTAAGAAGAGCAAGGTACCCTACCGCATTACCCTGCTGCAGGAAGATCTTTTTGCCTTTGCCGGCCTGTGGGAAGAGTACGAAGACGAAGAAGGACAAATGGTGCACACCTTTACCATTGTTACGACTGAAGCCAACAGCGCGCTGCAATCCCTGCACAGCCGGATGCCTGTAATTCTTAGCAAGCAGGCCGAAAAGCGCTGGTTAAACCCGGATACAGATGCTGAAGAGCTTTCAGAACTGTTAAAACCCTACTCTGCCTCCAAAACACGTTTCTACACAGTTTCTTCTCAGGTAAATAATGCTGGTGTGGATGCTCCTTCCCTGATACACCCTGCTCCTGCTGCCGACCAGTTTGGCAACTACACGCTCTTTGGTTAA
- a CDS encoding pyruvate dehydrogenase complex dihydrolipoamide acetyltransferase, long form (COG0508 Pyruvate/2-oxoglutarate dehydrogenase complex, dihydrolipoamide acyltransferase (E2) component, and related enzymes), protein MAEVIRMPKMSDTMEEGVIASWQVKVGDKIKSGDVLAEVETDKATMELESYQDGVLLHIGVQEGDAVPVNAIIAVIGEKGEDVSSLLKEEGGASEGKSEDKKEAKEEQKDAAPQAKAEKKAAPAVDVSKIKASVIRMPKMSDTMQEGVIAAWHKKVGDKVSSGDLLAEVETDKATMELESYEDGVLLHIGIEEGNSVPVDGVIAVIGEKGADFQALLQAEETGGSQEEEATEAPATAKAPAEAASSNGQGSQPTVQAAASSADDSRVKASPLARKMAEEKGYTLSQIKGTGPDGRIVKKDVEDFKPEAATAQPQAAPGQKADKQPSIQLPQVIGEERFEDRKISQMRKTIAKRLAESKFTAPHFYLTMEIDMDKAISSRESLNQISPVKISYNDMVIKAAALALRKHPDVNVSWQGDTMRYNQHVNIGVAVAVPEGLLVPVVRFADTKTLSHISAEVKDLGGKAKNKQLQPKDWEGSTFTISNLGMFGIDEFTAIINPPDACIMAVGGIKQTPVVKDGQIVPGNIMKVTLSCDHRAVDGAVGAAFLQTFKGLLEDPIRMLV, encoded by the coding sequence ATGGCAGAAGTAATCCGCATGCCCAAGATGAGCGACACCATGGAAGAAGGGGTGATCGCATCATGGCAGGTAAAGGTAGGAGATAAAATAAAATCAGGAGATGTACTGGCAGAAGTAGAAACCGACAAGGCTACTATGGAGCTGGAATCATATCAGGACGGTGTGCTCCTGCACATTGGCGTACAGGAAGGCGATGCTGTTCCTGTAAATGCCATCATCGCCGTAATTGGCGAAAAAGGTGAAGATGTCAGCAGCCTGCTGAAAGAGGAAGGTGGAGCCTCCGAGGGTAAATCCGAAGATAAAAAAGAAGCCAAAGAAGAACAGAAAGACGCTGCCCCACAGGCAAAAGCTGAAAAGAAAGCTGCCCCCGCAGTGGATGTATCAAAAATTAAGGCTTCGGTAATCCGTATGCCTAAAATGAGCGATACCATGCAGGAGGGTGTAATAGCCGCCTGGCATAAAAAAGTAGGAGATAAGGTATCCAGCGGCGATCTGCTGGCCGAAGTGGAAACTGATAAAGCTACCATGGAGCTGGAGTCTTACGAAGATGGCGTTCTGCTCCACATTGGTATTGAAGAAGGCAACAGCGTACCTGTAGACGGTGTGATTGCCGTGATTGGCGAAAAAGGTGCTGACTTTCAGGCATTGCTGCAGGCCGAAGAGACCGGCGGCAGCCAGGAAGAAGAAGCCACAGAAGCACCGGCAACTGCTAAGGCACCAGCAGAAGCAGCTTCCTCAAACGGACAAGGCAGCCAGCCGACCGTACAAGCTGCAGCTTCGTCAGCGGACGACAGCCGCGTAAAAGCTTCTCCATTAGCCCGTAAAATGGCGGAGGAGAAAGGCTACACCCTGAGCCAGATTAAAGGCACGGGGCCTGATGGACGCATTGTTAAGAAAGATGTAGAAGACTTTAAACCGGAAGCTGCTACTGCACAGCCACAGGCTGCTCCCGGACAAAAAGCAGACAAGCAACCAAGCATACAGCTGCCACAGGTAATAGGTGAGGAGCGCTTCGAAGACCGCAAGATCTCCCAAATGCGCAAAACCATTGCCAAACGCCTGGCCGAAAGCAAGTTTACGGCGCCGCATTTCTACCTCACCATGGAGATTGATATGGACAAGGCTATCAGCTCACGCGAAAGCCTGAACCAGATCTCTCCGGTGAAGATATCTTACAACGATATGGTGATCAAGGCAGCGGCACTTGCCCTGCGCAAGCACCCCGATGTAAACGTAAGCTGGCAGGGCGATACCATGCGCTACAACCAGCACGTTAATATAGGGGTGGCGGTAGCAGTGCCCGAAGGACTGCTGGTACCGGTAGTACGTTTTGCCGATACCAAAACCCTTAGCCATATCTCTGCCGAGGTGAAAGACCTTGGTGGTAAAGCCAAGAACAAGCAGCTGCAGCCTAAAGACTGGGAGGGAAGTACCTTTACCATCTCTAATCTGGGTATGTTTGGCATCGATGAATTTACAGCCATCATTAATCCTCCGGATGCCTGCATCATGGCGGTGGGTGGCATTAAGCAGACCCCTGTGGTGAAGGACGGACAGATTGTACCCGGCAACATCATGAAAGTAACGCTTAGCTGCGACCACCGAGCCGTAGATGGTGCCGTGGGTGCCGCCTTCCTGCAAACCTTCAAAGGCCTGCTGGAAGATCCGATCAGAATGTTAGTTTAA
- a CDS encoding 3-oxoacyl-(acyl-carrier-protein) synthase III (COG0332 3-oxoacyl-[acyl-carrier-protein] synthase III), whose translation MYHSNITGFGHYVPEQVVTNADLEKVMNTSDAWIQERTGIKERRFFNPETDTVANMSAKASRMALEQSGLQPQDVEFIILATITPDYFFPGSGVLLQRELGLEGIGALDVRNACSGFIYALSIADQFIKTGMYKTILVVGAEIQSSLMEMNDRGRHISVIFGDGAGAVVLQATNEKGKGILSTHLHSDGRFAEELYVKDPGSSRRPEERVDPEIMKGPSIRAYMNGNAVFKHAVVRFHEVIMEALNANGCAKEDIDLLVPHQANLRISNYLKEQLSLRDNQVYNNIMRYGNTTAASIPIALSEAKQEGLLHNDMLLCLAAFGSGFTWASALIRL comes from the coding sequence ATGTATCATTCCAATATAACAGGTTTTGGGCACTATGTGCCTGAACAAGTGGTAACTAATGCCGATCTTGAAAAAGTAATGAATACCAGCGATGCCTGGATTCAGGAGCGTACCGGCATCAAAGAGCGTCGTTTTTTTAATCCTGAAACTGATACGGTAGCCAATATGTCGGCCAAAGCAAGCCGAATGGCCCTGGAGCAGTCAGGCTTGCAGCCACAGGATGTTGAATTTATTATACTGGCCACCATCACCCCCGACTATTTTTTCCCGGGTTCCGGGGTATTATTGCAGCGCGAGCTGGGACTCGAGGGTATTGGTGCACTGGATGTACGCAATGCCTGCAGCGGCTTTATTTATGCCCTCTCTATTGCCGATCAGTTTATTAAAACCGGCATGTACAAAACCATTCTGGTGGTTGGCGCAGAAATCCAAAGCAGCCTGATGGAAATGAACGACCGGGGCCGCCATATTTCCGTGATATTTGGTGATGGTGCCGGCGCAGTGGTACTACAGGCCACCAACGAAAAAGGAAAAGGTATATTAAGCACGCACCTGCACTCCGATGGCCGTTTTGCAGAAGAGCTCTACGTGAAGGATCCCGGCAGCAGCCGCAGACCCGAGGAGCGTGTTGATCCCGAGATTATGAAAGGCCCCAGCATCCGTGCCTATATGAACGGTAATGCTGTATTTAAACATGCTGTGGTGCGCTTTCACGAGGTAATTATGGAAGCCCTGAATGCAAATGGCTGCGCCAAAGAAGACATTGACCTGCTCGTGCCGCACCAGGCCAACCTGCGCATCAGCAATTACCTGAAAGAACAGCTCTCCCTGCGCGATAACCAGGTATACAATAATATTATGCGCTATGGCAACACCACTGCCGCCTCTATTCCCATTGCATTGAGCGAAGCCAAACAGGAGGGCCTGCTGCACAACGATATGCTGCTATGCCTGGCTGCCTTTGGCAGCGGCTTTACCTGGGCATCGGCATTGATACGATTATAA